The segment CTTCGCTTTTCCCCCACCAGCACCTACTGAAACTTTAGGCAGTCCCTCGTCGCCAGGCGGGTCCCCCCGGCACCGGGTACGGGGGCACCGGGATGCCGTAGGGCTCGCGCGCCGGGGATGTCGTAGGGCCCGCGCACCGGGCGCGCCGGCCCACAACCACTGGCACTTGGGCGGCACTCCATCATGGGCGGACGCCGGCCGGCGTAGGGTGGACTGGGAACGGAGGCGAGGCCTGTGGTACCGCCCAACCCGTACGTGGCCGGCATGGCCCTGACGCGGCTCCTCTCGGGCAGCCTGGAGGTGCTGGCGGCGGTGCTGATCTGGCGTTACGGCCGCGTCGACCGCGCGCTGGAGATCAACGCCCTCCTGGCCGGGGCGGGGCCGCTGGCCATGATGCTGGCCACGGCCATCGGCCTGGCTGGCCTGGCCGGCGCCCTGCCGCCCCTCAAGCTGGCCCTGATCCTGGGAGGCGTGGCTCTGATCCTCATTGGTACCCGCATCGGGTAAGGGCTCAGCCGTCGCCAGTCGGCTGGGCCGGTCCGGCAGCCGGGGCGGCATTGAAGTGCCGCGCGGGGTTCCCGCCTTTACGCTGCCCGCCGGCGGGCCGCTCGCGCGGGAACAAGGCCTGCGGAAGGGGTGGGATTCGAACCCACGGTGGGCCGGAGGCCCACAGCGGTTTTCAAGACCGCCGCGTTCAACCACTCCGCCACCCTTCCGGACCGTACGAAGACATCCGGCCGGAGGCACCCGGACCGGGACATTCAGAATTGTAACACGGCGCGGTAACACGGCACGCAGCCGCGGGGGCGCGGCATGGAGCCCCAGGGGCGCGGGTGGAGC is part of the Thermaerobacter subterraneus DSM 13965 genome and harbors:
- a CDS encoding YqhV family protein — translated: MVPPNPYVAGMALTRLLSGSLEVLAAVLIWRYGRVDRALEINALLAGAGPLAMMLATAIGLAGLAGALPPLKLALILGGVALILIGTRIG